A stretch of Coleofasciculaceae cyanobacterium DNA encodes these proteins:
- a CDS encoding histidine kinase, translating into MLQSNKQYPDYDQSNSEELLLQLLLFVDKRSSSDEQVQKIQAYLKSLQLDYSFELNVVEIEKQPHLVEFLKLVATPALVKIAPAPRQTLTGSNLIKQLEKWWPKWKASQEDLRVSKDRAKALEESNSLLAQESYHAKDIELSEAIFSLKQEKEELAAQLRFKDQILAMLAHDLRTPLTAASMAVETIELSEQNDRLEAKQLKVLKQKLFRQAKNQFGIMNNMISGLLQNSQSANAKLAVRPRALDLHALFPEVISQFDARLKQKLMNFQQDIPQDIPLVYADEELIRQLVGNLLDNAIKYTPKQGKISLSILHRTNQKVQVSICDTGPGVPPEKRERIFEDSFRLQRDRAFEGYGLGLAMCYQIVCAHYGQIWVESSPESGSCFQFTLLVYK; encoded by the coding sequence ATAAGCAATATCCTGATTACGACCAGAGTAATTCTGAGGAACTATTGCTTCAATTATTATTGTTTGTAGATAAACGCTCTTCTTCCGATGAGCAAGTTCAAAAAATTCAGGCTTACTTAAAGAGTTTGCAATTAGATTACTCTTTTGAGTTGAATGTGGTTGAGATCGAAAAACAGCCTCACCTAGTAGAATTTCTCAAGCTGGTTGCTACTCCTGCTTTAGTTAAAATCGCTCCAGCGCCCAGGCAGACTTTGACAGGAAGCAATTTAATTAAGCAGTTAGAAAAATGGTGGCCCAAATGGAAGGCTTCTCAAGAAGACTTAAGAGTAAGCAAAGATAGAGCTAAAGCGCTAGAGGAATCAAATTCTTTATTAGCTCAGGAAAGTTATCATGCTAAAGATATTGAACTATCTGAGGCAATATTCAGCCTGAAACAAGAAAAAGAAGAATTGGCTGCACAGCTACGGTTTAAAGATCAAATTTTGGCGATGCTAGCCCACGATCTACGGACACCTCTAACAGCAGCTTCAATGGCAGTTGAAACTATTGAACTATCTGAGCAAAACGATCGCTTAGAAGCGAAACAGCTCAAAGTTCTCAAACAAAAACTGTTTCGGCAGGCAAAAAATCAGTTCGGCATCATGAATAACATGATCAGCGGACTGCTACAAAATTCTCAAAGTGCGAATGCAAAATTAGCAGTTAGGCCTAGAGCGCTAGATTTACACGCCTTATTCCCAGAAGTAATTAGTCAGTTTGATGCCAGGTTAAAGCAGAAACTGATGAATTTCCAACAAGACATTCCTCAAGATATTCCGCTAGTTTATGCTGACGAAGAATTAATCCGTCAACTAGTTGGCAACTTACTGGACAACGCTATTAAATACACTCCAAAACAGGGAAAAATTTCTTTATCTATACTACATCGTACAAATCAAAAGGTTCAGGTCAGCATTTGTGATACGGGACCAGGAGTTCCCCCAGAGAAGAGAGAACGCATTTTTGAAGATAGCTTCCGCCTACAGCGCGATCGCGCTTTTGAAGGCTATGGATTAGGTTTAGCAATGTGTTATCAAATAGTTTGCGCCCATTACGGTCAAATTTGGGTTGAAAGCTCTCCTGAATCAGGTAGCTGTTTTCAATTCACTTTGTTGGTCTACAAATAA
- the ppc gene encoding phosphoenolpyruvate carboxylase: MSSVVQSSIADQTEVNVVDTSYLLLRHRQKLIEDLWESVLRSECGQEMLDLLQQMRSLSSAEGQVTDSFPQSSVPQLIAKLTLNDAIQAARAFALYFQLTNIVEQHYESREQKLARRVTRTALSPQHSNGNGSKHSNVSLSSNNNPLGKELADNWSEPSISSSNQAGLFHWLFPYLKEINMPPPILQRLLDQLDIRLVFTAHPTEIVRHTIRKKQRRISHILEQLDIAEEVMREIGVSESWEAKEATNQLTEEIRLWWRTDELHQFKPKVLDEVDYSLHYFQEVLFDVIPQLASRLKQSLADSFPGLVAPTHNFCYFGSWVGSDRDGNPFVTSQVTWETACYQRKIVIEKYLSSIEQLRELLSLSLHWSDVQQELLDSLEQDQQRMSSIYEELAIRYRQEPYRLKLAYIAQRLKNTLERNRILASAAGRQAISEINTDNIYASGAEFVAELKLMQNSLAATSLQCRELDNLICQAEVFGFNLVELDFRQDSSRHSEAIAEITAYLQVLPKPYDELSEAEKTAWLIQELKTRRPLIPAEMPFSDTACETIETFRMLHLLQQEFGRGICQTYIISMTNFVSDVLEVLLLSQEARLYDPATCHTSVRIVPLFETVEDLKRAPEVMRELFELPLYRAALKGGYQHVATNQQNTKANLSSVPLKPSDLQEVMLGYSDSNKDSGFLSSNWEIHKAQRALQKVASEFGISLRIFHGRGGSVGRGGGPAYSAILAQPTDTIQGRIKITEQGEVLASKYSLPELALYHLETMTTAVIQSSLLGSGFDRVAPWNQIMEELSARSRTVYRSLIYEQPDFVDFFHSVTPVDVISQLQIGSRPSKRPGKGNANKKKDMSSLRAIPWVFSWTQSRFLLPAWYGVGSALQGFLDQEPRKNLDLLQYFYVKWPFFRVVISKVEMTLAKVDLQIAEHYVKELSQPEDLERFQKLFAQISEEYNLTKSLILKINGQKKLLDGALELQRSVQVRNGTIVPLGFLQVALIKRLRQHDKSQALHFRFSKEELLRGAMLTINGIAAGMRNTG, translated from the coding sequence ATGAGTTCGGTTGTTCAATCTTCAATAGCAGATCAAACAGAGGTTAACGTAGTCGATACTTCTTATTTGCTGCTGCGTCATCGCCAAAAATTGATAGAAGATCTTTGGGAATCTGTATTACGTTCTGAATGTGGTCAGGAAATGCTCGATCTACTTCAGCAAATGCGCTCTCTTTCTTCTGCTGAAGGACAGGTAACAGATTCATTTCCTCAGTCTTCTGTGCCACAGCTAATTGCAAAGCTAACCCTCAACGATGCTATTCAGGCAGCTAGGGCGTTTGCTCTTTATTTTCAATTAACTAATATTGTTGAACAACACTACGAATCTAGAGAACAAAAACTGGCTCGGCGTGTTACCCGCACTGCTTTATCACCACAGCATTCTAATGGCAATGGTTCAAAACACTCCAATGTTTCTTTGAGCAGCAATAATAACCCGCTAGGGAAGGAGTTAGCTGATAATTGGAGCGAACCCAGTATATCTAGTAGCAACCAAGCAGGGTTGTTTCACTGGCTATTTCCTTATCTTAAGGAAATTAATATGCCACCGCCAATACTACAAAGATTATTAGACCAGTTAGACATTAGGCTGGTCTTTACGGCTCACCCAACGGAGATTGTGCGACACACTATCCGCAAAAAACAGCGTCGTATATCTCACATTCTCGAACAGCTCGACATAGCAGAAGAAGTAATGCGGGAGATCGGAGTATCAGAATCTTGGGAGGCTAAAGAGGCTACTAATCAACTAACGGAAGAGATTAGGCTCTGGTGGCGTACAGATGAACTGCATCAGTTTAAGCCCAAAGTCTTGGATGAGGTAGATTATTCTCTACACTATTTTCAGGAAGTATTGTTTGACGTAATTCCTCAATTGGCTTCTCGTCTTAAACAGTCCTTAGCAGATTCTTTTCCTGGTTTAGTGGCTCCAACCCATAATTTTTGTTATTTCGGCTCTTGGGTCGGTTCAGACCGCGATGGCAATCCTTTTGTAACTTCTCAGGTAACCTGGGAAACAGCTTGTTATCAAAGGAAAATTGTTATTGAAAAATATCTCAGTTCAATCGAGCAACTACGGGAGTTATTAAGCCTTTCATTGCACTGGAGCGATGTTCAGCAAGAATTACTGGATTCTTTGGAGCAAGACCAGCAACGAATGTCTAGTATTTATGAAGAATTAGCAATTCGCTATCGTCAAGAACCCTATCGCCTCAAGCTGGCTTATATTGCTCAAAGATTAAAAAATACCTTGGAACGTAATCGAATTTTAGCTTCGGCGGCTGGAAGACAGGCAATTTCGGAAATCAATACCGATAATATCTATGCCTCAGGAGCTGAATTTGTAGCTGAATTAAAGCTCATGCAGAATAGTTTGGCTGCAACTAGTTTGCAATGTCGTGAGCTAGATAATTTAATTTGTCAGGCAGAAGTATTTGGCTTTAATCTAGTGGAGCTAGATTTTCGACAGGATTCCTCCCGCCATAGTGAAGCGATCGCTGAAATTACCGCCTATCTCCAAGTTCTACCCAAGCCTTACGATGAGCTTTCAGAAGCCGAGAAAACTGCTTGGCTGATTCAAGAATTAAAAACCCGTCGTCCTTTGATTCCTGCGGAAATGCCTTTTTCCGATACGGCTTGCGAGACGATTGAAACCTTTAGGATGTTGCACTTATTGCAGCAAGAATTTGGACGGGGCATTTGTCAGACCTACATTATCAGCATGACTAACTTTGTTAGTGATGTTTTGGAGGTATTATTACTTTCCCAAGAAGCAAGACTATACGATCCAGCTACCTGTCATACATCCGTTAGAATCGTACCTTTGTTCGAGACAGTTGAAGATTTAAAACGCGCTCCAGAAGTGATGCGGGAATTATTTGAACTGCCTCTTTATCGTGCAGCTTTAAAAGGAGGCTATCAGCACGTCGCCACGAATCAACAGAACACTAAAGCTAATCTTAGTTCCGTTCCTCTCAAGCCTAGCGATCTTCAGGAAGTGATGCTGGGTTATTCTGACAGTAACAAAGACTCTGGTTTCCTCAGTAGTAATTGGGAAATCCATAAAGCTCAAAGAGCATTGCAAAAAGTAGCCTCAGAATTTGGCATTTCTTTAAGGATTTTTCATGGTCGTGGTGGCTCTGTCGGTCGTGGTGGTGGCCCTGCTTATTCAGCGATTTTAGCCCAGCCGACGGATACAATTCAGGGGCGAATAAAAATCACCGAGCAAGGAGAAGTATTAGCTTCTAAATATTCTTTGCCCGAGCTGGCTTTATATCATCTCGAAACTATGACCACGGCGGTGATTCAGTCTAGTTTGTTGGGTAGTGGATTTGACCGAGTAGCTCCCTGGAACCAGATTATGGAAGAATTATCAGCGCGATCGCGTACCGTATACCGCTCTTTAATCTATGAGCAGCCAGATTTTGTTGATTTTTTTCATTCGGTTACTCCAGTAGACGTGATTAGTCAGCTACAGATCGGCTCTCGTCCTTCTAAGCGTCCTGGCAAGGGAAACGCTAACAAGAAAAAAGACATGAGCAGTCTTAGGGCAATTCCTTGGGTCTTTAGCTGGACTCAAAGTCGCTTCTTACTACCTGCTTGGTATGGGGTTGGTTCTGCCCTACAGGGATTTTTAGACCAAGAGCCCAGGAAAAATCTCGATCTGCTGCAATATTTTTACGTAAAGTGGCCCTTTTTTAGAGTGGTGATTTCCAAAGTAGAAATGACTTTGGCAAAGGTAGATTTGCAGATAGCCGAACATTATGTCAAAGAGTTGTCTCAACCAGAGGATCTAGAACGGTTTCAAAAGTTGTTTGCCCAAATTTCTGAAGAATACAATTTGACTAAATCTCTAATTCTTAAAATTAACGGTCAGAAAAAACTTCTTGATGGCGCTCTTGAACTACAGCGATCGGTACAGGTGCGCAATGGCACGATTGTTCCTTTAGGGTTTTTACAGGTGGCTTTAATTAAACGGCTGCGTCAGCACGATAAATCTCAGGCGCTACACTTCCGCTTTAGCAAAGAAGAGTTATTAAGAGGTGCGATGCTAACTATCAACGGTATTGCTGCTGGAATGCGTAATACAGGCTGA
- a CDS encoding PhzF family phenazine biosynthesis protein has protein sequence MNQKIIQVDAFTAQAFQGNPAAVCVLRSPQDDWWMQSIAQEMNLSETAFLIKQEQHYKLRWFTPAMEVPLCGHATLASAHVLWTEGYASTGQEIKFETKSGVLTAKYEDDWIKLDFPANRSQDIPPITKLRDALGVPLKTVLYNSLGYLVEVASVEQIKQLQPNFTLLKQLPISNVIVTSLAGDNSEYDFVSRFFAPGLGIDEDPVTGAAHCCLAPYWRDRLQKDRFLAYQASPRGGVVKIDYDGGDRVSLLGQAVTVMRGELV, from the coding sequence ATGAATCAAAAGATAATCCAGGTAGACGCTTTTACCGCTCAAGCTTTTCAAGGAAATCCTGCTGCTGTATGTGTCTTGCGATCGCCCCAAGATGATTGGTGGATGCAGTCGATCGCGCAAGAGATGAATCTTTCCGAAACAGCATTTTTAATCAAACAAGAGCAGCACTATAAACTACGGTGGTTTACTCCAGCTATGGAAGTTCCATTGTGCGGTCATGCAACTTTAGCTAGCGCGCACGTATTATGGACAGAAGGTTATGCTTCTACTGGTCAAGAGATTAAGTTTGAAACTAAAAGTGGCGTGTTAACTGCTAAGTATGAAGATGACTGGATTAAATTGGATTTTCCCGCTAATCGGTCGCAAGATATACCGCCAATTACTAAACTAAGAGATGCTTTAGGAGTACCTTTGAAGACTGTTTTATATAATTCTTTGGGTTACTTAGTCGAAGTTGCCTCGGTTGAACAGATAAAACAGCTACAGCCTAATTTTACTTTACTGAAGCAGCTACCAATATCAAACGTAATTGTCACTAGTTTGGCCGGGGATAATTCAGAATATGATTTTGTCTCGAGATTTTTTGCTCCAGGGTTAGGCATAGACGAAGATCCAGTTACGGGTGCTGCTCATTGTTGTCTAGCTCCTTATTGGCGCGATCGCTTACAAAAAGATCGGTTTTTAGCTTATCAGGCTTCGCCGCGTGGTGGCGTGGTCAAAATTGACTACGATGGTGGCGATCGCGTTTCGCTTCTAGGACAGGCGGTAACGGTGATGCGGGGGGAGTTGGTATGA
- the ggt gene encoding gamma-glutamyltransferase — MKIKKAIFLAVSIVFLVVVGNYLINNLYLIYSTVDSWYSVNAETVATQAVGRNGVVVSTQKEASSVGLEILKDGGNAIDAAVAVGYALAVSDPCCGNLGGGGFMLIHLANGTETFIDFRETAPGKATADMYLDETGDLIKDLSTDGYLAVGVPGTVKGLNYALDKYGTMQRKQVINPAVALAANGFKLQPGDIDIFQAGKKRLLQPNVASIFLQDNKTYQAGDTLIQPELANTLSLIAEDENAFYQGEIAKKIVAASEDNHGILSLEDFANYQVTEYEPVSCDYRGYQVISAPPPGGGTTVCQMLNILSGYNLTELGWKTPQSLHPIFSSMLFAFGDRNRYLGDPHFVDNPVDKLLSPEYAATLRDKIAFAAIPPESVYSTDVQAEGTNTTHYSVVDKEGNAVAVTYTINSYFGAGVIAPETGFLLNNEMDDFTTKLGEVNQFGLRQGEANLIEPGKRPLSSMSPTIVTHDGQVYLVTGSPGGSTIPTTVLQIIINAIDYGMNLSDAVNTPRLHYQGIPNRVVSEPEAINAETFRGLKLRGYEIVPFMQWGAAESILVNPDGTIVGVNDIRKPAGKAIAY; from the coding sequence ATGAAAATTAAAAAAGCTATATTTCTGGCTGTCAGCATTGTTTTTCTGGTTGTAGTTGGTAACTATTTGATTAACAATCTTTATTTAATCTATTCGACAGTCGATAGCTGGTATTCAGTTAATGCCGAGACTGTAGCGACTCAAGCCGTCGGTAGAAATGGGGTAGTAGTTTCAACGCAGAAAGAGGCTTCGTCAGTTGGGTTGGAGATCTTAAAAGATGGAGGGAATGCGATCGATGCTGCGGTAGCTGTTGGCTACGCCTTAGCCGTAAGCGATCCCTGCTGCGGTAATCTTGGTGGAGGCGGATTTATGCTGATTCACTTGGCAAATGGCACAGAAACTTTTATCGATTTTCGTGAGACTGCACCCGGTAAGGCTACTGCTGATATGTATCTTGATGAAACAGGTGATTTGATTAAAGATTTAAGCACAGATGGTTATTTAGCCGTAGGTGTTCCAGGTACGGTTAAGGGATTAAATTATGCTCTAGATAAATATGGCACGATGCAGCGTAAACAGGTAATTAATCCAGCAGTCGCGTTGGCTGCCAATGGTTTCAAGCTGCAACCAGGAGATATAGATATATTTCAGGCAGGTAAAAAGAGATTATTACAACCTAATGTTGCGTCAATCTTTTTACAAGACAACAAGACTTATCAAGCTGGAGACACTTTAATTCAGCCAGAGTTGGCTAACACTCTTAGTTTAATTGCTGAAGATGAGAATGCTTTCTATCAGGGAGAGATAGCCAAAAAAATAGTTGCTGCTAGCGAAGACAACCATGGCATTCTAAGTTTAGAAGATTTTGCTAACTATCAAGTGACTGAGTACGAACCTGTTAGCTGTGATTATCGAGGATATCAGGTAATTTCTGCCCCGCCTCCTGGTGGTGGTACTACGGTTTGTCAGATGTTAAATATTTTGTCTGGCTACAATTTAACAGAATTGGGCTGGAAAACTCCTCAAAGTTTACACCCGATATTTTCTTCAATGTTATTCGCTTTTGGCGATCGCAATCGTTACTTGGGCGATCCTCATTTTGTCGATAACCCAGTAGATAAATTACTATCTCCTGAATATGCTGCTACCTTGAGAGACAAAATTGCGTTTGCAGCTATTCCCCCTGAATCTGTATATTCAACAGATGTTCAAGCTGAAGGAACAAACACTACTCATTACTCGGTAGTAGACAAAGAAGGTAATGCCGTAGCTGTTACTTATACAATTAATTCTTATTTTGGTGCAGGCGTAATTGCTCCAGAAACAGGATTTTTGCTCAACAATGAAATGGATGACTTTACTACCAAGTTGGGTGAAGTAAATCAGTTTGGGTTACGACAGGGAGAAGCTAATCTAATTGAACCAGGGAAACGTCCTCTTAGTTCCATGTCACCGACTATAGTTACCCATGATGGGCAAGTTTATCTAGTTACAGGAAGTCCAGGAGGTTCAACCATACCCACTACCGTATTGCAGATAATTATTAATGCGATCGATTACGGCATGAATCTCAGTGATGCTGTCAATACTCCCCGTTTACATTACCAAGGTATACCCAATCGGGTAGTCAGCGAACCTGAGGCAATTAATGCTGAAACTTTTAGGGGCTTAAAACTCAGGGGATATGAAATCGTACCATTTATGCAATGGGGGGCAGCAGAGTCGATTTTAGTCAATCCTGACGGAACAATCGTAGGTGTTAATGATATTCGTAAACCTGCGGGAAAAGCGATCGCTTATTGA
- a CDS encoding NAD(P)-dependent oxidoreductase: MKIGFLGTGLMGQPMALRLLSANHSVTVYNRTKSKLQPLEDAGAKLADSVSEVIQQTECVILMLSDAAAIAESLLSEAAKSHLANRTIIQMGTISPTESLSIRDAVSEAGGEYLEAPVLGSIPQVKTGELIVMVASTKAQFDRYCELLKCYSLEPIYVGEVGTAAAMKLALNQLIVGLTSTFALSLSFAQKQGVDIEQFMSVVRQSALYAPTFDKKLERMRDRNFANPNFPTKHLLKDTNLFLNQAAELDLNTSSLAGIKQIIEQAIAMGLADLDYSAIYSAINPSQSKID; encoded by the coding sequence ATGAAAATCGGGTTTTTGGGAACTGGTTTGATGGGACAGCCAATGGCTTTGCGATTGCTATCAGCCAACCACAGTGTAACTGTTTATAACCGTACTAAGTCTAAATTACAGCCTTTAGAAGACGCTGGGGCAAAACTTGCCGACTCAGTAAGTGAAGTTATTCAGCAAACAGAGTGTGTAATTTTGATGTTGAGCGATGCAGCAGCGATCGCAGAATCTCTATTGTCTGAGGCAGCCAAAAGTCATTTAGCCAACCGTACCATAATTCAAATGGGGACGATCTCCCCGACAGAAAGTCTGTCAATTCGCGATGCGGTATCTGAAGCAGGGGGAGAATATTTAGAAGCGCCTGTATTAGGCAGTATTCCCCAGGTAAAAACAGGGGAGTTGATTGTCATGGTAGCCAGTACTAAAGCACAGTTCGATCGATATTGTGAACTACTCAAATGCTATAGCCTTGAGCCGATATACGTTGGGGAAGTAGGTACAGCAGCAGCGATGAAACTTGCTCTTAATCAATTAATCGTCGGTTTGACTAGTACTTTTGCCCTAAGCCTTAGTTTTGCTCAAAAGCAAGGAGTAGATATAGAACAGTTTATGTCAGTGGTACGGCAGAGTGCTTTATATGCCCCTACGTTTGATAAAAAGCTGGAGCGAATGCGCGATCGCAATTTTGCTAATCCGAATTTCCCTACCAAACACCTCTTAAAAGACACTAATCTGTTTCTCAACCAAGCAGCAGAGTTAGATTTAAATACCAGTAGTTTAGCGGGAATCAAGCAAATTATCGAACAGGCGATCGCCATGGGTTTAGCAGATTTAGACTATTCAGCTATTTACTCCGCCATTAACCCATCTCAATCCAAGATCGACTAG
- the glmM gene encoding phosphoglucosamine mutase, with translation MSSLAKTLLDASQLPTTPLFGTDGIRGKAGDILNAAFTLQLGYWAGKVLAEAAENKGPIIIGQDSRNSSDMLSCAIATGLTSAGLEVWHLGLCPTPCVASLTSATEAVGGIMISASHNPPQDNGIKFFGRKGTKLADSLTQKIEAHLRNNDVQDELDRAWGKHYHRPELVKQYVQFLKASLPQNTSFAGMRIVLDLAWGASVQVAPAIFQQLGAEVISLNQSANGDRINVNCGSTHLEPLKQGVKEYQADLGFAFDGDADRVMAVDSQGRVIDGDYILYLWGELLRQKQQLPDDLIVATVMANLGFERAWQAIGGKMQRTQVGDRYVQAAMWSTGAMLGGEQSGHILCHHHGVSGDGIQTALHLTSLVCQSETSLTELVDNSFQTYPQILRNVRVEDRERRSKWHECEPLQQAIAQAEAAMGEQGRILVRASGTEPLIRVMVEAADRQLTNYWTDKLVQVVEQNLAA, from the coding sequence GTGAGCAGTTTAGCAAAAACCTTGTTAGATGCGAGTCAATTACCCACAACTCCTTTATTCGGAACAGATGGAATTAGGGGCAAAGCAGGAGACATTTTAAATGCAGCTTTTACTCTCCAGTTGGGCTATTGGGCAGGAAAAGTTCTGGCAGAGGCAGCAGAAAATAAAGGACCAATTATTATTGGACAGGATTCTCGCAATTCTAGCGATATGCTATCTTGTGCGATCGCAACAGGATTAACTTCAGCAGGGCTAGAAGTCTGGCATTTAGGTTTATGTCCTACTCCTTGTGTTGCCAGCTTAACTAGCGCAACTGAAGCAGTTGGTGGCATTATGATTTCTGCAAGTCACAACCCTCCACAAGACAATGGAATCAAATTTTTTGGCAGAAAAGGAACTAAGCTAGCTGATTCTTTAACTCAGAAAATAGAGGCACATCTGAGAAACAACGATGTGCAGGATGAACTAGATCGAGCTTGGGGCAAGCATTATCATCGCCCAGAATTGGTCAAGCAATACGTTCAATTTCTCAAAGCATCCCTACCTCAAAACACCAGCTTTGCAGGAATGCGAATTGTTTTAGATTTAGCCTGGGGAGCATCAGTACAGGTTGCTCCTGCTATTTTTCAGCAGTTGGGGGCAGAAGTAATCAGCCTGAATCAGTCAGCCAATGGCGATCGCATTAACGTTAACTGTGGTTCAACTCATCTAGAACCATTAAAGCAAGGAGTCAAAGAATACCAGGCAGATCTGGGATTTGCCTTTGATGGTGATGCCGATCGAGTCATGGCAGTAGATAGTCAAGGTAGAGTCATTGATGGCGACTATATTCTCTATCTTTGGGGCGAACTATTAAGACAGAAACAACAGCTTCCAGATGATTTAATTGTGGCGACGGTAATGGCAAATTTAGGCTTTGAGCGTGCTTGGCAAGCTATAGGTGGCAAAATGCAGCGCACCCAAGTTGGCGATCGCTATGTGCAGGCTGCGATGTGGAGTACAGGAGCTATGTTAGGCGGAGAACAGTCTGGACATATTCTCTGTCATCATCATGGAGTTTCGGGCGACGGGATTCAAACCGCATTACATTTGACTTCTTTAGTGTGTCAATCAGAAACTTCTTTAACCGAATTAGTAGATAACAGTTTCCAAACCTATCCGCAAATTTTGCGTAATGTAAGAGTTGAAGATCGAGAACGTCGCAGCAAATGGCACGAATGTGAACCGTTGCAGCAGGCGATCGCTCAAGCGGAAGCAGCAATGGGAGAACAAGGACGTATTTTAGTTCGTGCTTCGGGAACAGAACCCCTAATTCGCGTAATGGTAGAAGCCGCAGATCGTCAATTGACTAACTATTGGACAGATAAGCTAGTTCAGGTTGTAGAACAAAATTTGGCAGCATAG
- a CDS encoding DUF3177 family protein yields MDIWFRPLVWMDYRLGVLVAVIIPLVLLIWALFQKQEAMQKLLIIYWRVASLLLITVYLLIPEWKIGFITSLAARILIPISLWFWVDLNEEIRDIPQSILKLVFTSWRWAMTGYCVLGAIAKAIFLPCGLSSSTVETAFCQVWLEAPQAYRNFFHNESGNEGFLGFMGSVGLVIYIIYLAYFVLIRLGKQGRSALEQ; encoded by the coding sequence ATGGATATTTGGTTTAGACCTTTGGTATGGATGGACTATCGTTTAGGAGTACTGGTGGCGGTAATTATCCCTTTAGTGCTTTTGATTTGGGCTTTATTCCAAAAACAAGAAGCCATGCAAAAATTATTAATCATCTATTGGCGGGTTGCCAGCTTGTTGTTAATTACGGTCTATTTATTAATCCCTGAGTGGAAGATTGGATTTATCACTAGCTTGGCGGCGCGCATTTTAATCCCAATTTCTCTCTGGTTTTGGGTAGATTTAAATGAAGAAATTAGAGATATACCCCAGAGTATTTTAAAGCTGGTATTTACCTCTTGGCGTTGGGCGATGACAGGTTATTGTGTTTTAGGGGCGATCGCCAAAGCTATTTTTCTCCCCTGCGGTTTATCCAGCAGCACTGTAGAGACTGCTTTTTGCCAAGTGTGGTTAGAAGCACCTCAAGCTTATCGTAATTTCTTCCACAACGAGTCAGGAAATGAGGGCTTTTTAGGCTTTATGGGATCAGTTGGCTTAGTAATATATATAATTTATTTAGCTTATTTCGTACTGATTCGTCTTGGTAAGCAAGGACGTTCTGCGCTAGAACAATAA
- a CDS encoding Calvin cycle protein CP12, whose amino-acid sequence MSDIQEQIQREREAARQVCSTEGDTSGECAAAWDTVEELSAEASHRKQKAPKKNSFEQYCEDNPDALECRVYED is encoded by the coding sequence ATGAGCGATATACAAGAACAAATACAAAGAGAAAGAGAGGCTGCAAGACAAGTTTGTAGTACCGAAGGCGACACTTCGGGAGAATGCGCTGCTGCTTGGGATACAGTAGAAGAATTATCTGCTGAAGCATCCCATCGAAAACAAAAAGCTCCTAAGAAAAATTCTTTTGAGCAATATTGCGAAGATAACCCTGATGCTTTAGAATGTCGAGTCTACGAAGACTAG